In the genome of Bacteroides mediterraneensis, the window CAGAAAGAACAGTTCAGTGACGGAGTGGGATACAGCTGGATTGATACGCTGAAGGAATTTACTTCCAAAGAGGTATCCGATGAACAGATGGCTCATGCAGCTGAACGTTTTCCCATCAATCCTCCCCGCAACAAGGAAGAATATTATTACCGTTCCATCTTCGAGGAACATTTTCCGAGCGACAGTGCGGCCAAGAGTGTGCCCAGTGTGCCGAGTGTAGCCTGCTCTACGGCAGAAGCGCTGGCCTGGGACAAAGCTTTCCAGCACATTAACGAGCCGAGCGGACGCGCGGTGACCGATGTACACGAAGAAGGATACAAAAGCTAAACCTGAAAACAGTATGAAAATAGAATTTACAAAGATGCACGGTTTGGGTAATGATTACATCTATGTGAATACGATGAAATACCCGTTGACGAACCCCGAAGAAAAGTCGGTGGAATGGAGTCGTCCCCACACGGGGATAGGCAGTGACGGACTGGTGCTGATTGGTGCTTCAGACAAAGCCGATTTCAGCATGCGCATTTTCAATGCCGACGGTTCGGAAGCCAAGATGTGCGGAAACGCCAGCCGCTGCATCGGAAAATATTTATACGAATACGGACTGACTACAAAGACGGACATCCTTTTGGACACGCTTTCCGGCATCAAGGAACTGCATCTGCAGGTAAATGAGGGGAAAGTGGAGAGCGTGCGGGTAGATATGGGCATTCCAGCCGATATCCATCCGGTAGACTTGGGGGAATCATATCCTTACCAGAAAGGAATCGCTGTATCTATGGGAAATCCGCATCTGGTCATCTTCGTGGACAAGATGGAAGAGGTGGATTTGCCGGCAGTAGGACCGGTGCTTGAGCATCATCCGCTGTTCCCCGACCGGGTGAATGTGGAATTTGCCCAGGTGCTGGACAAGGAAACCATCCGTATGCGGGTGTGGGAGAGAGGCTCCGGAATCACCCAGGCTTGTGGCACAGGGGCCTGTGCCACTGCGGTAGCGGCGGCTTTCACCGGCAGATGTGGGGATTATGCCACTATCTGTATGGACGGAGGCAAGCTGACGGTCGACTGGAAAGGTGAGGGAGCCCATTTGTATATGACCGGACCTGCGGTCAAAGTATTCGACGGAACAATAGAATTAAAAGAGTAAGACAGAACATCAGATGATACAAGTAAACGAAAACTTCATTAAACTGCCCGGAAATTATCTGTTTTCGAGCGTAGCCCAAAAAGTAAATGCATTTAAGACGGCCCATCCGGAGGCCGCACTCATCCGCCTGGGAATTGGCGACGTTACCCGCCCGCTGCCCCCGGCTTCCATCAAGGCCATGCACCATGCCGTAGACGAAATGGCCAGTTCGGCTACCTTTCATGGATACGGTCCCGAACAGGGATATGATTTCCTGATTCAGGCCATCCTGACTCATGATTATCAGCCAAGAGGTATCGAATTGCGTCCGACGGAAATCTTTGTGAGCGATGGTGCCAAAAGCGATACGGGTAACTTCGGCGATATTCTCGGCACAGGCAACAAAGTGGCTGTGACCGACCCGGTGTATCCGGTGTATATCGACAGCAACGTCATGGCCGGACGGGCCGGTGATTTGCAGGCCAATGGCCAGTGGAACCGCTTGACTTATTTGCCTTGTACGGCAGAGAATCATTTTGTTCCGTCTCTTCCCACGGAACCGGTAGACATGATTTATTTGTGCTATCCGAACAATCCGACGGGAACCACACTGACCAAGGCCGAATTGCAGAAGTGGGTGGATTATGCCTTGGAACATAAGGCATTGATTTTGTATGATGCAGCGTATGAGGCTTACATTCACGAAGCCGATGTGCCACATTCCATTTATGAAATCGAGGGAGCCCGTTCGTGTGCCGTAGAGTTCCGCAGTTTCTCCAAGACAGCCGGATTTACGGGTGTGCGTTGCGGTTATACCGTGGTACCGGAAGAGGTAAAGGCTATGACCACCTCTGGCGAAGAGGTAGCACTGAACCATTTGTGGAACCGTCGCCAGTGTACGAAGTTCAATGGAACCAGCTACATTACCCAGCGGGGTGCCGAGGCCATCTACACTCCCGAAGGACAGGCAGAAATCAAGGAAACCATAGAATACTATATGGAGAATGCCCGCCTGATGCGTGAAGGTTTGCAGGGTGCCGGATTTACCCTCTATGGTGGTGTCAATGCTCCTTATATTTGGGTGAAAGCGCCCGAAGGCTTGGATTCATGGAGCTTCTTCGATATGCTGCTTCACGAAGTGAATGTAGTAGGTACTCCAGGCGTAGGCTTCGGACCGAGCGGAGAAGGCTTTTTGCGTCTGACCGCCTTTGGTAAACGCGAAGACTGCCAGGAAGCCATGAGTAGAATAAAAAACTGGGCCGGACGTTAATCCGACCCAGTTCTTAAAACCGCCAGCCTATCCCGATTGAGAGTGAATGAAAAAATGGGCGTTTTTTCCCGAGATTAAGTCGTTTTCCATCGAAAACCGTTTCCCGGACGCCAGAGAGTAAGGGTCAAGGTTAGAGAAGGTGTATCCCAAAGAGATTATCAAGCTTTTTTCCATTCCCAAGGAAACGGAAGTTTTCAGCTGAGAGGATAAAGGCTCCGCACGGGAAGTTGTGATTTTCTTCATAGAAGTGGGGAGTCCATACACCTGTGGAATTTGGGATATAGCCAGGGTTTTTCCTTTATTCTGTTTGCTCTTCGACGGTTACTTCTTTCTTGTCGTAGAAGACCAGTACGATTTCTCCTTTGGCGGGAGTATCGTTGTCTTTGGTTTCCAGTTTCACGCTTCGTTTCAAGGTAAGCATGTATTTTCCTTTGGGTACCTTATCGAAAGAAACACCGTCGCGGCTATTGTTCAGGGTTCCATAATATACGGTATATTCTTCCTGACGGTTGGGGTTGTCCAGCGTAGCCTCCAGTTCTTCGTTGACGGCTATCTTTTCTCCCGTCCATCCTATCACTTCCTGGTTGGAAACCGTGGTGCGTGTGGAAGGTATATATATAGGTTGAATCCATTCCTTGTAAGCATAATTTACCAGCATGCGTGTTTCCTTTTGCTGAGTGCGTTGGAAGACGAATGATACTGTTTCATCCTTTCCGAGTGGGATGAAATAGGAATAGCCGAAAATGGTGTTCCCGTCAAAAGTGTTGAATTCCATTTCCTTCCCGTTGGCCTTGACAGATGAACCTCCCGTCAGTCTGATATCTTTCAGGGGGGTATCCTTTTCCCGTGAAAAATGGGCATAGGCCAGTGTGGGATGTGAGTCGGAAAATGCAACCAGATACTTTTGATAAATAGCTACATTGTCTGGTAGGTTTTCAGAGTTTTCCTCACTGCATCCCGCAGTGAAGAAAACCAATAAGCCATACATCATCCAACAAAATAGTTGTTTTACATTCATTAGTTATACAAGTTTTGATAGATTTACGATGGCAAAGATAGGGGGAATATGTGAAATTCATGGCAAATGATGATGTACACAGGCTGTATTTAAATATCTGGAAACCAGTGTGTTGATAATTCACCTGATGTACATCGCCCTTAAAAGCCCGCAATGAACTCATCAAAACTGCTGTTTTCGATGCGCATTTTTTCTTTCAACCGCATTTTCCGGCGCGAGATACTTCCCTTGGCAATGTGGTAGATTTCGGACAGCAGTGAAAGCGGAAGATTCATTTTCACCAGGCAGCAGAAACGGAGTTCCTCTTCCGTGAGCTGGGGACAGTGTTCCTTCAGCCGGATGGTGAACCTGTCAAAGCAGGTATCCGTGTTTTGCTGGATGATATCCCATTCATCTTCCGTCAGGTGAAGCGCTCCCTGCGAGTTCTTTTTCCGCAGGAGCGAGGGAAGGGTAATGGCATTCAGTTGCCGGTAATATTCCACACTCTTGTGCAGCCGGTCGATTTCCTGTTGCTTCAGCCGTTCCTGCTCGTGAGCCAGTGCCACTTCCGCCTCTTTCCGTTTCAGACTCTCTTCCATCCGCAACCACTGGCTTTCCTTGAGTTCCTCGGTCAGCTTCTGCTTGTGCGTACGGATACGGTGGAGCAATAGTAACAGAACCAGAATCACAAGTCCCAGTGCCACCGCCATCCGGTAGAAAATCAGCTTGTGGTGAGCCGTTTCCATCTCTGCCTTGTTGGCTCGTTCACGTTGCAGCTTGTACTCCTGCATGTCCTGTATTTTTCCGATGACCATTTCCTTCCGTTCCGTGCTCAGCGAGTCGTGCGACAGGATGTACTTCCGCATGTAGGCGTTTTCCCGTTCCCCATCTCGTAGGTTTCCATACATTTCAAACAGGCGGCGGTAGGCCTCCGTGCGCTGTTTCAAGGTCAGGCCCAGTAAAGAAGGCAAGATATAGTGTGTAGCCGAATCAGCTTTCAGAAGCGAGGCAAAGATGTATCCTTTTTGCGTATGCAAGACAGGAGTTTGTTCTTCCGACAGATTTTTGTGGATGGCCTCGTTGATATAATGAAAGGCACTGTCCGTCTGCTCCTGTTGCAGATAGATACGCGAAAGATACAGTTCGTTCTGCACGGTGGAAGCAGTCGTTCCGGAGGGCATGTAGGCAAGGGCTTTCCGGAAATAGGTTTTTGCGGTTTCGGGGTTTTTAGGCAAATAGAACAATGCCTTTTCCTGCCACAAATCGGCATACGAGGCAGAGTCGTTCAAGAACCGGGCCATTCTTTCCGCCTCTCCCAAAGTGCGTGCCTCTTCTACGGTATCTGCTTTGAAACGGCTGATGCGGATTTGTTCAACGTAAATTTTGAACTGTAACAGACTGTCAGTGTAAGGATTCGTTTCGGCTGTCTGTGGAGAGGGTGTTTCATGCCGGGAGGGCGTACATGCGAAAAGTATGCACAAGGGTAGCATCCATGCTCCCCAAGAGCGGATAAGTAGGTTTATGTAATGTGAGAGAATAGACATAGGTTAGTCAGGTTAGTTAGTTTGGGGGCGAAGATACTAAAAATCTTGCCGGAATGTATATTTTTTGAATAAAAAATGAGTTTTGGAATTTGGAAAATCTTTCATTTGTTATTCTGGTGCTTATTCTTTAGCTTTGCCGTAATAGGAAAAATACGAAAAGAAATGGAACAAATGCAAAGCAGGCTCTCCAAATGGCAGGTAATGGCTCTGTCCCGTGAGCTGCATGATGACGAGGAAGGCATCCGTAAGGTTTGTCATCTTATGCTTCATTCAGAAGAGGCACGGTCGGCTTCCAATGCGGCATGGATACTCTCTCATTTGTCGGGAGAAGACAAAAGGCTCTATCTCTCTCCTTTTTATGATGAGATTACAGACCGGGTAATGGCGTCCAATTTGAAAATACGCCGGGGGCTTGTGTTGTCTATTTTGCTGGATTTGGTGACTGATAGGTATTTCCGGACAGACTTGTTTGATTTTTGTCTTATCCATGCAGTCGATAAGAAGGAAGCAGACAGCAGTCGTTCGATGATGATAAAATTGGCTGCAAAGATGTGCCGTTTTGTTCCGGAACTGGCCAATGAACTGAAAGTCTGTCTGGATATGCTGGAATACGAAATGACACCAAGTATTGTGGCAGCCAAGAGAAATGCCTTGAAGATGGTGGTGGCATTGATGAAGCAAACGATGATAAGTCAGGAGAATTCTTCTTTACGAAAAATCCCCAACGTAGGTTCACAGACTGAGCAAGATTTGATGGCAATGGGATATACCTCTGTCGAATCGCTGAGAGGAAAGAAAGCGGAGGATTTATACGAGGAAGAATGTCGTTTGCGCGGGTGTACGATAGATTGTTGCCAGCTTTATCTGTATCGGGCTTTGGAATATTTTGTTAATACGGAAAACCCTGATAGGGAGAGATGCAAATGGTGGTACTGGAAAGATGATTTCTTTTATCCTTCCTCGTGTGGGGCACGGTGTGTGGAGTGTCCGTTATTTCCGAAAGAATGTAAAGGATGTAGAAAGATAAAAGGCAAGGTGCACTGGCTTCAATACACGGGCGATACCGTATGCTCCATCTGGAAATGCTGCAAGGAAAAGAAGCGGGAAAACTGTGGAGGATGCCCGGATTTACCTTGTAGCCGTTTTATGAAAGATCCTTCCATTTCGGATGAGGAGAATGAAGCCAACTTGAAAAAGATGATGGCTAATCTTGCGAGTTATAAAAATAGTATGGATAACGATAAGTGAATCATTGAATCTATGGACAGAACAGTGAACTATATGATTCGTCCTTTGTATCCAGAGGAAATCCATTTGCTGAGGGATTTTCTTTATGAAGCGATTTTTATTCCCGAAGGAGTTGAACCTCCGTCGAGGGATGTGGTGGATTTGCCCGAGTTGAGGCTGTATGTGGAGGATTTTGGCAAGAAAAAAGATGATTGTTGCTTGGTGGTCGAGCAGGATGGCAAGGTGGTTGGGGCAGTGTGGACACGTATCATGAAGGATTATGGTCATGTGGATGAGAATACCCCTTCGCTTTCCATTTCCTTATACAAAGCATATCGGAACAGAGGGATGGGCAGCCGGTTGATGAAGGAGATGCTGAATCTGCTTGAGAATAAAGGTTATCATCGTGTTTCTCTTTCCGTTCAAAAGGCTAATTACGCTGTCCGTATGTATCTAAAGCTTGGATTTGAGATTATAAAAGAGACAGGGGAAGAGTTTATTATGGTGAAAGATCTATTTACTCGGATGCTGGGCACAGTCGGACAACATTCCAACATTGATCGGAATTTTACTTGTCAGTGTAGTTCCTGTAAAGCGATTAGATGGTTAAAACCGAGATACAAGATTCGTCCGCTTGTCGAAGAAGATATATCCGAAATGCAGCAATTGTTTCGTTCTACCGTACTCAATGTGAATTTGAGAGATTATACGAATGAAGAGGTTATGGACTGGGCATCTTGTGGTGATGATGTAGCACATTGGAAAGATCTTTTGTCGCAAAATTACTATATCGGAGCATTTGATGAACGAGACAGAATGGCGGGATTCTCTTCTATGAATAAGAAAGGGTATTTGCATTCTATGTTTGTGCATAAAGACATGCTGGGAAAAGGAGTTGCTACTCAGTTGCTTGAAGAAGTGGAAAAGATGGCCGTTGCGTATGGAGTCACTGAAATAACATCGGAAGTAAGTCTGACCGCTCGACCGTTTTTTGAACGAAAGGGGTATAAGGTGGTTAAATCTCAGAAGTACAGAGCCAATAAATTGAAGCTGACGAATTTTGTGATGCGCAAGTGCATTCTCTGATGTCCATATTTTTTCTTCTTGTGTGGATTTGAAAACGCACTGGCACCAATGAGAAAGTATGCCTGAATTTTTTATGTCTCTCACGCGGGAAACGTATGTTTCTGCTTCCGGAACCGTATGTTTCCCGTGTGAGAAACGTACGGTTTCGGGCAGAGAAACATAGAAAATGATTCGTCAGATGATAAAATCTGTAGGGACGTTAAAAAAACAGAGGCCACAACCTCCACGGTCGCGGCCTCTTTCTCAAACAACCAATAAGAAATAAGAGATAATCCTTTAGGGTGTGGATTATCTGATGAACAGCAGTTCTCTATATTTAGGAAGTGTCCACATCTGGTCGTCGACAATCAGTTCAAGCTTGTCGATGTGGTAACGAATCTGTTCCAGCATCGGAGTAATCTTGTCATGATATTCAACGGCTTTCGCACGTTCGTCAGTGATCTTGTTAGCCACTTTGCGTGCCTCTACCATTGTGTCTACGTGTTCCTTGATGTAAGAAGTGTGTTCAGCAATCTTACGGATGATAGCCAGGTTCTCGGCAGACAGCTTTTCTGCTTCTTCTGCAGGGAAAATCTGTTTCATCTTGTAGACATTGTCAATCAGCTTGCTCTGATATTCAATGGCTACCGGAACGATGTGGTTCATTACCAGGTCGCCCAAAACGCGGGCTTCAATCTGGATTTTCTTCGTATAAGTTTCCCATTTCACTTCGTTGCGGGCTTCCAGTTCCTTGCGTGTCATGACGCCTGCTGATTCGAACATGCGTACACTGTCTTCTGTCAGGTACTGGTCGAAGATGACCGGGCAGCTGGTTTCGCAGTCCAGACCACGGCGGGCAGCTTCTGCTTTCCATTCATCGCTGTAACCGTTGCCGTCGAAGCGGATAGGCTTGCTCAGTTTGATGTATTTGCGGACTACCTGAATGATGGCAGAAATCTTCGGTTCGCCTTTTTCAATCAGTTCGTCTACTTCTTTCTTGAATTCTGTGAGCTGTTCAGCTACGGCTGTGTTCAGGGCGATCATTGCGCTGGCGCAGTTGGCTTCTGAGCCTACGGCACGGAACTCAAAACGGTTACCTGTGAAGGCGAATGGAGAAGTACGGTTACGGTCGGTGTTGTCAATCAACAGTTCCGGAATCTGCGGAATGTCGAGTTTCATACCGTGTTTGCCGCCCAAAGAAATCAATTCGTCGGTTGCACTTTCTTCCATGTGGTCGAGCACTTTGCTCAGCTGGCTTCCCAGGAATGAAGAGATGATGGCGGGAGGTGCTTCGTTGGCTCCCAGACGGTGTGCGTTGGTGGCACTCATGATAGAGGCTTTCAGCAGTCCGTTGTGTTTGTACACTGCCATCAGGGTATTGACGATAAATGTGATGAAGCGCAGGTTCTCTTCCGGAGTCTTGCCCGGAGCCATCAGTAGGGTACCGGTATCTGTACCGAGTGACCAGTTGTTGTGCTTACCGGAACCGTTGACACCTTTGAACGGTTTTTCGTGCAACAGTACGCGGAATCCGTGTGTACGTGCCACTTTACGCATCAGTGACATGATCAGCATGTTATGGTCTACGGCCAGGTTGCATTCTTCGAAGATAGGAGCCAATTCGAACTGGTTCGGAGCTACCTCATTGTGGCGTGTCTTTACCGGAATACCCAGTTCAAGAGCCTGGATTTCGAGGTCTTTCATGAAGGCTGCCACACGGGTAGGGATGGCACCGAAATAATGGTCTTCCAGCTGCTGGTTCTTAGATGCTTCGTGCCCCATCAGCGTACGTCCTGTCAGCAACAGGTCCGGACGTGCGGCATACAAGCCTTCGTCTACCAGGAAGTATTCCTGTTCCCATCCCAGGTAAGCCATTACTTTCTTTACATTCGGATCGAAATAGTGGCATACATCTACGGCAGCTTTGTTGACTGCGCGGAGGGCTTTCAGCAACGGAGCTTTGTAGTCGAGTGATTCACCGGTATAGGCGATGAAGATAGTCGGGATACACAAGGTGTCGTCTACTACGAATACAGGTGAGGAAGGATCCCATGCGCTGTAACCACGGGCTTCGAATGTGTTACGGATACCTCCGTTCGGGAAAGAAGAAGCATCCGGTTCCTGCTGCACGAGCAGTTTTCCGGAGAATTCTTCCATCATGCCACCCTTTCCGTCGTGTTCTACAAATGCGTCGTGCTTCTCAGCAGTGCCTTCCGTCAGCGGCTGGAACCAGTGAGTATAGTGGGTGGCACCCAGTTCGCTGGCCCATTTTTTCATCCCTTCGGCCACTGCATCGGCAATCTGGCGGTCAAGAGCCGCTCCGTTGTCCATGGCGTCGATGAGCCGTGCAAATACCGTAGAAGGAAGGTATTTGAACATTTTTTCTCTGTTGAATACGTATTTGCCAAAGTATTCTCCCGGTCTTTCCTTGGGAGCGGGCACTTCCAGCGGTTTTGCCTGGAAGGCCTTTTCTACTACTCTGAATCTTAATGTTGACATGTTACTGTAAATTTTTATTGGTTATTTATTAGTTAGTAGTGAATGTTCAATTTTAATTTAATGGTTGTAGGCTGATTCTCCATGTTCGTAGATATCCAGTCCTTCTTCTTCGATTCTGGCCGGAACACGCAAGCCGTGAACTTTGTCGAGAACCTTGAAGATGATGTATCCCATCAGGGCAGCCCAGCCGCCTACGATGATGACACCGAAAATCTGTGCACCGAGGAATCCGAAGCCGCCTCCGTAGAATGTACCTCCTTCTACGGCGAACAGACCCGTCAGGATGGTTCCAAGGCTACCGCACACGCCGTGTACAGATGAGGCACCTACCGGATCGTCAATCTTCAGACGGTGTTCGATGAATTCTACTGAGAAAATCATGACGGTTCCGCAGATAGCTCCGATGATGGCAGCACCCGCAGGAGATACCATGTCGCATCCGGCTGTGACGCCGACCAGTCCGGCAAGGATACCGTTGAGGGTCAGTGAGAGGGAAGGTTTGCCATATTTAACCCAGCTTACCAGCAAGGCCATCATACCACCGGTACAAGCTGCCAGGTTGGTGGTAAGGAATACGTGTGAAATGGCTGTCTGGTCGCCAGAAGTGGCAGCGGCAAGCTGTGAGCCCGGGTTGAAACCGAACCAGCCGAACCAGAGGATGAATACGCCCAGGCAGGCGAGGGTCAGGTTGTGTCCGGGGATAGCTTTTGACTTTCCGTCTTTGCCGTATTTTCCCAAGCGGGGACCGAGGATGGCCGCGCCGACCAATGCAATCCATCCACCTACAGAGTGTACCACTGTAGAACCGGCAAAGTCATGGAAGGTGTAGCCGAAGAAAGACATCATGAATGAACTCGGGTCAGCATTGGTGAGCCATCCTCCTCCCCAGGTCCAGTGGCCGGACACAGGATAAATCAGGACACTGATGGCTATGGTGTAGACCAGATACATGGAGAACTTGGTACGTTCGGCCATGGCACCTGATACGATAGTGGCGGAAGTGGCACAGAAAACGGTCTGGAAAATCAGGAATCCTTCAATCGGAAGACCGTTCTGGATGATGCGGTCCATGGCATCCAAATCGAAGATATGTGGGGTGCCGAATACATCTCCTACGCCGAACATCAGTCCGAATCCGATGAACCAGAACAAGATGGAACCTACCATGAAGTCGACCAGGTTTTTCATCAGGATGTTAGCGGTGTTTTTGCTGCGGGTGAATCCGGCTTCTACCAAGGCGAATCCCGGCTGCATGAAGAATACCAGCATGGCTGCCAGCAACATCCATACGGTATTGATACCGGTGGACAATTCTGAAATTTTGTCGACTGTGCCTGCTTCTTCAGGAGAAGTCTGTGCGGCTGCAATTAATGGAAAAAGAAGTAAGAAAAGGGGTATGAGGGTCTTGCGGTATGCGCCATGCACACCTTCTTTAAACAGTTTCATAATCTTTACCTTTTTAATTAATACCTGTGTTGATAATCTCCCGTCGGGCTTATTTTTCCTGCTCGGCATTGTAGAGTGAAATGTCTCCACGTTCACCGGTACGGATGCGGATGGAGTCTTCCACGGGGATGATGAAAATACGGCCGTCGCCGATTTCACCGGTGTAGGCCGATTTCAGGATGGCCTGTACGGTTTTTTCCACATTCTTCTCGCGCACCACAATGGAAATCAGGATACGCTCAATGGAACTGGTGTCATACACTACCCCACGATAGATACGTCCTTCACGGGTCTTTCCGATACCTCTTACTTCATAGTAGGAGAACCATTCGATGTCGGCGGCCAGCAGTGCCTCCTTCACTTCTTCGAACTTGGTTCTACGGATGATTGCTTCAATTTTCTTCATAATGACGTTGTATTTGTATTTTGTATTGTTTTGTTATCCTGTATAATCTTTTGCCTTAATTCTGACTAATACCTTGTCATCTCTCTTTTAATTGCTCTAATCGTATGTTTCTATAAATTAAAAACTGAGTCCAAATACAAAATAGGCACCTTCTGTAGCCGGATTCCAAATGGCTTGGGCAAATACCGGAAGTGAGAAGGAGTCGGTAAACTTGATTTCTTTCGTGGCTTGGAGGCTGATGTGGGATACCTCAAATCCGGTAGCTCCATTGTTGTAGAAGCTTGTTTCCCATGGAGTGGCTCCGATTTCTGCCGACCAGTCCAAACCTCCCAGCTTGAAGGGAGCGGCGATGCTGAAGTAGGAAGAATAGGCCCGGTCGCCATTGGCTTTCACTCCGTCGGCCCCTGCGAAGTTGGTATACCAGTTGACGGCCAGTACACCAAAATCGTAACCCACCTGAGCTTCGAATACATGTGCTGTGTTGTGTGCGCCGTAATGGAAATACTGCGGTCCGTTGTTGAACCAGTAGTCGGTGACTGATACACTGAATCCTCCAGTGCTATACCCCAATGTCAGGTCGAATTCTTTTGTGTCGTCTTTGTCTATTCCCACAGAACCCCATCCTGAAAGAGAAAACCCTTTGTAGGACACGGAGGCAGAAGGTTGAATGCTGACATTCCCTAAGTCCTGT includes:
- a CDS encoding helix-hairpin-helix domain-containing protein, with the protein product MEQMQSRLSKWQVMALSRELHDDEEGIRKVCHLMLHSEEARSASNAAWILSHLSGEDKRLYLSPFYDEITDRVMASNLKIRRGLVLSILLDLVTDRYFRTDLFDFCLIHAVDKKEADSSRSMMIKLAAKMCRFVPELANELKVCLDMLEYEMTPSIVAAKRNALKMVVALMKQTMISQENSSLRKIPNVGSQTEQDLMAMGYTSVESLRGKKAEDLYEEECRLRGCTIDCCQLYLYRALEYFVNTENPDRERCKWWYWKDDFFYPSSCGARCVECPLFPKECKGCRKIKGKVHWLQYTGDTVCSIWKCCKEKKRENCGGCPDLPCSRFMKDPSISDEENEANLKKMMANLASYKNSMDNDK
- a CDS encoding glutamine synthetase III, which codes for MSTLRFRVVEKAFQAKPLEVPAPKERPGEYFGKYVFNREKMFKYLPSTVFARLIDAMDNGAALDRQIADAVAEGMKKWASELGATHYTHWFQPLTEGTAEKHDAFVEHDGKGGMMEEFSGKLLVQQEPDASSFPNGGIRNTFEARGYSAWDPSSPVFVVDDTLCIPTIFIAYTGESLDYKAPLLKALRAVNKAAVDVCHYFDPNVKKVMAYLGWEQEYFLVDEGLYAARPDLLLTGRTLMGHEASKNQQLEDHYFGAIPTRVAAFMKDLEIQALELGIPVKTRHNEVAPNQFELAPIFEECNLAVDHNMLIMSLMRKVARTHGFRVLLHEKPFKGVNGSGKHNNWSLGTDTGTLLMAPGKTPEENLRFITFIVNTLMAVYKHNGLLKASIMSATNAHRLGANEAPPAIISSFLGSQLSKVLDHMEESATDELISLGGKHGMKLDIPQIPELLIDNTDRNRTSPFAFTGNRFEFRAVGSEANCASAMIALNTAVAEQLTEFKKEVDELIEKGEPKISAIIQVVRKYIKLSKPIRFDGNGYSDEWKAEAARRGLDCETSCPVIFDQYLTEDSVRMFESAGVMTRKELEARNEVKWETYTKKIQIEARVLGDLVMNHIVPVAIEYQSKLIDNVYKMKQIFPAEEAEKLSAENLAIIRKIAEHTSYIKEHVDTMVEARKVANKITDERAKAVEYHDKITPMLEQIRYHIDKLELIVDDQMWTLPKYRELLFIR
- a CDS encoding P-II family nitrogen regulator, encoding MKKIEAIIRRTKFEEVKEALLAADIEWFSYYEVRGIGKTREGRIYRGVVYDTSSIERILISIVVREKNVEKTVQAILKSAYTGEIGDGRIFIIPVEDSIRIRTGERGDISLYNAEQEK
- the dapF gene encoding diaminopimelate epimerase, which translates into the protein MKIEFTKMHGLGNDYIYVNTMKYPLTNPEEKSVEWSRPHTGIGSDGLVLIGASDKADFSMRIFNADGSEAKMCGNASRCIGKYLYEYGLTTKTDILLDTLSGIKELHLQVNEGKVESVRVDMGIPADIHPVDLGESYPYQKGIAVSMGNPHLVIFVDKMEEVDLPAVGPVLEHHPLFPDRVNVEFAQVLDKETIRMRVWERGSGITQACGTGACATAVAAAFTGRCGDYATICMDGGKLTVDWKGEGAHLYMTGPAVKVFDGTIELKE
- a CDS encoding LL-diaminopimelate aminotransferase — encoded protein: MIQVNENFIKLPGNYLFSSVAQKVNAFKTAHPEAALIRLGIGDVTRPLPPASIKAMHHAVDEMASSATFHGYGPEQGYDFLIQAILTHDYQPRGIELRPTEIFVSDGAKSDTGNFGDILGTGNKVAVTDPVYPVYIDSNVMAGRAGDLQANGQWNRLTYLPCTAENHFVPSLPTEPVDMIYLCYPNNPTGTTLTKAELQKWVDYALEHKALILYDAAYEAYIHEADVPHSIYEIEGARSCAVEFRSFSKTAGFTGVRCGYTVVPEEVKAMTTSGEEVALNHLWNRRQCTKFNGTSYITQRGAEAIYTPEGQAEIKETIEYYMENARLMREGLQGAGFTLYGGVNAPYIWVKAPEGLDSWSFFDMLLHEVNVVGTPGVGFGPSGEGFLRLTAFGKREDCQEAMSRIKNWAGR
- a CDS encoding ammonium transporter, producing the protein MKLFKEGVHGAYRKTLIPLFLLLFPLIAAAQTSPEEAGTVDKISELSTGINTVWMLLAAMLVFFMQPGFALVEAGFTRSKNTANILMKNLVDFMVGSILFWFIGFGLMFGVGDVFGTPHIFDLDAMDRIIQNGLPIEGFLIFQTVFCATSATIVSGAMAERTKFSMYLVYTIAISVLIYPVSGHWTWGGGWLTNADPSSFMMSFFGYTFHDFAGSTVVHSVGGWIALVGAAILGPRLGKYGKDGKSKAIPGHNLTLACLGVFILWFGWFGFNPGSQLAAATSGDQTAISHVFLTTNLAACTGGMMALLVSWVKYGKPSLSLTLNGILAGLVGVTAGCDMVSPAGAAIIGAICGTVMIFSVEFIEHRLKIDDPVGASSVHGVCGSLGTILTGLFAVEGGTFYGGGFGFLGAQIFGVIIVGGWAALMGYIIFKVLDKVHGLRVPARIEEEGLDIYEHGESAYNH